In Mangrovivirga cuniculi, the following proteins share a genomic window:
- a CDS encoding M14 family zinc carboxypeptidase yields MSSTTPLKDFLSASTLLLIVFTFSFNFASGQNSTVFEQSGGTKTASYEEGIEFYRNLAQKHTSIQMDSVGITDSGKPLHLVTYSQNGVFNFPQLHRNNKKILMINNAIHPGEPDGVEASMMLLRDVANGKIDIDEDIVIAIIPFYNIGGVLNRNSYTRANQSGPEEYGFRGNSRNFDLNRDFIKSDTRNAFAFQNTFHRVKPHLLVDTHVSNGADYQYVMTMVYPQKDKLGGATAKLQEELLMPFLFEKMEKADFPTVPYVNVFGRTPDSGWRQFLDGPRYSSGYAALFQTIAFQSETHMLKPFKQRVLATYEWLTACLSALEKHGDEIVEAQKKDRQNLMDQTRFSLSWEIDTTNYQILNFKGYEGEIIKSDISGGERLYYNHDKPFEKEVKFYDSYKPKNIINAPSHYVVPQQWHEVIRRLKNNDVALNPIQKDTSILVAAYTIETYETSRMPYEGHYLHYNVKISKDQKRVNLRKGDYLIDVNQPSKRYIIEVLEPEAPDSFFAWNFFDTKLQRKEHFSPYVFEDLAKEILENDPKLKQVLENAIKENPELEGNAYGQLKVIYENSPYSEEAYMEYPVYRIE; encoded by the coding sequence ATGTCATCTACAACACCTTTAAAAGACTTTCTGTCAGCATCTACACTTTTATTAATCGTTTTTACTTTCTCATTTAATTTTGCATCGGGACAAAACTCTACAGTTTTTGAGCAATCCGGGGGAACAAAAACAGCTTCCTACGAGGAGGGTATAGAATTTTATAGAAACCTTGCGCAAAAACACACTTCCATTCAAATGGATTCTGTCGGAATAACAGATTCAGGAAAGCCTCTTCACCTGGTTACTTATTCTCAAAACGGTGTTTTTAACTTTCCTCAATTACACAGAAATAATAAGAAAATATTAATGATCAACAATGCCATTCATCCGGGAGAACCTGATGGTGTAGAGGCTTCTATGATGCTTTTGAGAGATGTCGCAAATGGAAAAATCGATATTGATGAAGATATAGTAATTGCTATTATTCCATTTTATAATATTGGAGGAGTTTTAAATAGAAACAGTTATACCAGGGCGAACCAAAGTGGCCCGGAAGAATATGGGTTCAGAGGCAATTCAAGAAACTTTGACCTTAACCGGGATTTTATAAAATCTGATACTAGAAACGCTTTTGCTTTTCAAAATACATTTCATCGGGTAAAACCACATCTGTTAGTAGACACACACGTTTCCAATGGCGCCGATTATCAGTATGTGATGACAATGGTTTATCCACAAAAAGATAAACTGGGAGGAGCTACGGCAAAATTGCAAGAGGAATTATTAATGCCTTTCCTGTTTGAGAAAATGGAAAAAGCAGATTTCCCAACTGTCCCCTATGTCAATGTCTTTGGAAGAACGCCGGATTCAGGCTGGAGGCAGTTTCTCGATGGTCCGCGATATTCATCAGGCTATGCTGCTCTTTTTCAAACTATTGCTTTTCAAAGTGAAACTCATATGCTAAAACCATTTAAGCAAAGAGTACTTGCTACCTACGAATGGTTAACAGCTTGCTTATCTGCTCTTGAAAAACACGGTGATGAAATAGTTGAGGCTCAGAAAAAAGATCGCCAGAATTTAATGGATCAAACAAGGTTTTCCCTTTCCTGGGAAATTGATACTACAAATTACCAGATATTAAACTTCAAAGGATACGAAGGAGAGATCATTAAAAGTGACATATCAGGTGGAGAACGTTTGTATTACAACCATGATAAGCCGTTTGAAAAAGAGGTGAAGTTCTATGATTCGTATAAGCCTAAAAATATTATAAATGCACCCTCACATTATGTAGTCCCTCAACAATGGCATGAAGTAATCAGAAGATTGAAAAATAATGATGTAGCACTCAACCCGATACAAAAAGATACCTCTATTTTAGTGGCTGCATATACTATCGAAACCTATGAAACCAGCCGGATGCCATATGAAGGGCATTACCTTCACTATAATGTGAAAATAAGTAAGGATCAAAAACGGGTAAACTTAAGAAAAGGAGATTACCTGATTGATGTAAACCAACCTTCCAAACGATACATCATCGAAGTTCTCGAACCAGAAGCGCCGGACTCATTTTTTGCCTGGAACTTTTTTGACACAAAGCTCCAGCGCAAAGAGCATTTTTCGCCATATGTGTTTGAAGACCTGGCAAAGGAAATACTAGAAAATGATCCGAAGTTAAAACAAGTCTTAGAAAATGCGATCAAAGAAAATCCTGAATTAGAAGGCAATGCCTACGGTCAGTTAAAGGTGATTTATGAAAACTCTCCTTACTCGGAGGAAGCATATATGGAATATCCGGTTTACCGAATCGAGTAA
- a CDS encoding MATE family efflux transporter encodes MNKFLQKSRHILSIFRQSLSGEDYSFTSGSLKKALFILAVPMILEMIMESLFAVIDIFFVSKVGTSAVAAVGLTETVITLVYSLAIGISMAATATVSRRTGEGKPRAASKAAAQSMIVGLSVSIVLAIVGLTYDQEILLLMGASPELAEYGSVYLQWMFGGNIFIVYLFVINGIFRGVGKPHLAMQSLWLANGLNIILDPCLILGLWIFPELGLKGAAIATNIGRGVGVLFQLYHLFKGRHSLKLKLSMFLPKILLLKRLIKISAGGVGQMLISSASWIFLARIVAEFGQAAFAGYTVSIRVIIFAILPAYGLANAAATMVGQNLGANKPLRAEKSVWLATKANFIFLGILALVFGIFARDIVNLFDDTPEVVKIATLSLQIICVGYIPFGFAMVLSQSFNGAGDTKTPTVINFICEWVFQIPLAYLMAKTFGLGPYGVFLTVALTSLVMASLFFIRFRKGNWKTQKV; translated from the coding sequence ATGAATAAGTTTTTACAAAAATCTCGTCATATATTATCTATTTTCCGGCAGTCATTGAGTGGAGAAGATTACTCATTTACATCAGGAAGCCTGAAAAAAGCACTTTTTATCCTTGCTGTACCGATGATTCTGGAAATGATCATGGAATCATTGTTTGCAGTAATCGATATATTCTTTGTCAGTAAAGTAGGCACTAGTGCAGTAGCCGCAGTAGGACTTACAGAAACTGTCATTACACTAGTTTATTCCCTGGCAATCGGAATCAGCATGGCTGCTACAGCTACAGTTTCCAGAAGGACTGGAGAGGGAAAGCCACGTGCTGCATCTAAGGCGGCTGCTCAAAGTATGATCGTTGGACTATCTGTTTCTATTGTTTTAGCAATAGTTGGACTAACATACGATCAGGAAATATTGTTATTAATGGGAGCAAGCCCTGAACTTGCTGAGTATGGCAGTGTATATCTACAATGGATGTTTGGAGGAAACATCTTCATAGTGTATCTGTTCGTCATTAATGGAATATTCCGTGGTGTGGGCAAACCACATCTGGCTATGCAGTCTTTGTGGTTAGCAAATGGACTTAACATCATCCTTGACCCTTGTTTGATTCTTGGATTATGGATCTTTCCTGAGTTAGGATTGAAAGGTGCAGCCATTGCAACAAATATCGGACGGGGTGTTGGTGTGCTCTTTCAGTTATACCACTTATTTAAAGGACGACACTCATTAAAATTAAAGTTGTCAATGTTCCTTCCTAAAATATTACTGCTTAAAAGATTAATCAAAATTTCTGCAGGGGGAGTGGGACAGATGCTGATCAGTTCTGCTTCATGGATATTCCTGGCAAGAATAGTTGCCGAGTTTGGCCAGGCAGCATTTGCCGGGTATACAGTAAGTATTCGTGTTATTATTTTCGCTATCTTACCTGCATATGGGCTTGCCAATGCCGCTGCAACGATGGTTGGGCAAAACCTTGGTGCTAATAAACCATTGAGGGCTGAAAAATCAGTTTGGCTTGCAACCAAGGCGAATTTCATTTTCCTTGGTATTCTGGCTTTAGTCTTTGGAATATTCGCCAGAGATATTGTGAATTTATTCGATGATACACCTGAGGTGGTTAAAATAGCGACGCTTAGTTTACAAATAATTTGTGTTGGATATATACCTTTTGGGTTCGCTATGGTACTAAGTCAATCCTTTAACGGAGCGGGAGATACAAAGACTCCCACTGTCATTAATTTTATATGTGAATGGGTATTTCAGATCCCTTTGGCATATCTTATGGCTAAAACTTTTGGTCTTGGTCCGTATGGTGTATTTTTGACCGTTGCATTGACATCACTAGTGATGGCAAGCTTATTTTTTATTAGATTCAGAAAAGGAAACTGGAAAACTCAGAAGGTGTAA
- a CDS encoding carboxypeptidase-like regulatory domain-containing protein, producing the protein MLRKILLFKLSIVLVFWLMNPVLTYAQVRKITGRVYNEQTQQPVLNAKVFVEKSLTSAHTNALGYFQLEISYNTKFLWIEHVAFKRSRVSIPEKDKFAVIIEPSISAMPRLDIESNVQLPFQDSLEISPSERGPYADVSYKGGWQEFYTQFEKHVVSDSSFDKRAFDAVLEFTISETAEIMNLEVFPKGIKESEILKRALYKMDSWLPAIQNDMATFQRVSFPVSYGNKNIEPIYFEEAGLTSEMLSLFYDRLIKDIDPPFDLRNRNVSTTVITEFIIQINGEITDVKCSSAHEEFKQNIKNAITSFGGWDLNRYELLPEPIKVYLPFHIIDNSTQNSQQYVEKIPEKYKKGVLINYNISDNSERHNLMNATPRFPGGYEALQRFIEKTRKDFEYDIPPNRTGGNVFVEITINDYGKILDKRILSGLTEKLDREALRIISEMPNWTFSRGKIPPETKVKVRVPFYLESSHFMHNADQLHFRALQKYKKGDIEKAIKLVSKAIDKYPIEIKYYLDRAGMYFEIGDIKKGCTDLNKIKVYDQGALSLYNKHCEKL; encoded by the coding sequence ATGCTAAGAAAAATTCTATTGTTTAAGCTTTCTATTGTATTAGTCTTTTGGTTAATGAACCCTGTTTTAACTTATGCCCAAGTTAGAAAGATCACAGGAAGAGTTTATAATGAACAAACCCAGCAGCCGGTTCTCAATGCGAAAGTGTTTGTAGAAAAATCTCTAACGTCAGCTCATACTAATGCCTTAGGATATTTTCAATTAGAAATATCTTATAATACTAAATTTTTATGGATTGAGCATGTTGCTTTCAAAAGGTCAAGGGTTTCTATTCCCGAAAAAGATAAGTTCGCTGTTATTATAGAACCGTCAATTTCAGCTATGCCAAGGTTGGATATTGAAAGTAATGTTCAATTGCCATTTCAAGACAGCTTAGAAATATCACCATCAGAAAGAGGTCCCTATGCTGATGTTTCATATAAAGGTGGTTGGCAGGAGTTTTATACTCAATTTGAAAAGCACGTTGTCTCTGACTCCTCCTTTGATAAAAGAGCATTTGATGCTGTCCTTGAGTTTACCATCAGTGAGACAGCAGAAATAATGAATTTAGAAGTTTTCCCGAAAGGAATTAAAGAGTCTGAAATTTTGAAAAGGGCATTGTATAAAATGGACTCCTGGTTACCAGCTATACAGAATGATATGGCTACTTTTCAACGTGTAAGCTTTCCTGTATCTTACGGAAATAAAAATATCGAACCAATATATTTTGAAGAAGCTGGGTTAACCAGTGAAATGCTGAGTTTATTCTATGATAGGTTGATAAAAGATATTGACCCCCCTTTTGACTTGCGAAATAGAAATGTTAGCACCACTGTCATAACTGAGTTTATAATTCAGATTAATGGTGAAATAACGGATGTTAAATGTAGCTCAGCTCATGAAGAATTTAAACAGAATATAAAAAATGCTATTACTTCCTTCGGAGGGTGGGACTTAAATAGATATGAGTTGTTACCGGAACCGATAAAAGTTTACCTTCCCTTTCATATTATTGACAATAGCACTCAGAATAGTCAGCAATATGTAGAGAAAATTCCGGAAAAATATAAAAAGGGTGTTTTGATTAATTATAACATTTCAGATAATTCCGAAAGGCATAATTTAATGAATGCTACACCCCGATTTCCCGGTGGATACGAAGCACTTCAAAGATTTATTGAAAAGACCAGGAAGGATTTTGAATATGATATCCCACCAAATAGAACTGGTGGTAATGTATTTGTAGAAATTACAATCAATGATTATGGAAAAATATTAGATAAAAGAATTTTATCAGGACTCACTGAAAAGCTTGACCGTGAAGCATTAAGAATAATATCTGAAATGCCTAATTGGACATTTTCACGAGGCAAAATACCACCTGAAACTAAAGTTAAGGTGAGAGTTCCATTTTACTTAGAAAGTTCTCACTTTATGCATAATGCAGATCAATTACATTTTAGAGCCCTGCAAAAATATAAAAAAGGAGATATAGAAAAAGCAATAAAACTGGTTTCAAAAGCTATAGATAAATATCCTATAGAAATAAAGTATTATCTAGATAGAGCAGGCATGTATTTTGAAATCGGAGATATAAAAAAGGGATGCACCGACTTAAACAAAATCAAAGTTTATGATCAGGGTGCATTGAGTTTGTATAATAAACATTGTGAAAAGTTATAA
- the lgt gene encoding prolipoprotein diacylglyceryl transferase translates to MLLNFIEWNPNPILIDLGSLAIHYYSLLFAGGFILSYIILNKYFKNQGLKQDYLDSLVTYVVLGTIIGARLGHCIFYDWDYFSQHPLEIFLPFRFEPEFEVTGFRGLASHGGILGVLLALLWFSKNKKIEKWWLLDMLALVGPLAGMCIRLGNLMNSEIVGAPADVPWAFIFVQVDNVPRHPGQLYEALAYLGIFIILNILYHKKYQELGRGVIFGLFFVLLFGARFVLEFFKANQKSFEDDMFINMGQLLSIPFFLGGLYVMYKQWNKPPGVPKLGMKKKKQSD, encoded by the coding sequence ATGCTATTAAATTTTATAGAGTGGAATCCAAACCCAATTTTAATCGACCTGGGAAGTTTGGCCATACACTATTATTCCCTGCTATTTGCCGGAGGGTTTATTTTAAGTTATATCATTTTAAACAAGTACTTTAAGAACCAGGGACTTAAGCAGGACTATCTCGATTCTCTTGTTACTTATGTAGTTCTGGGTACTATAATTGGTGCAAGGCTTGGGCATTGTATTTTTTATGACTGGGATTATTTTTCTCAACATCCACTTGAGATATTTTTACCTTTTAGATTCGAACCTGAATTTGAGGTTACTGGTTTCAGAGGTCTGGCAAGTCACGGAGGTATTTTAGGAGTGTTATTAGCACTGTTATGGTTTTCAAAAAACAAGAAAATTGAAAAATGGTGGTTGCTTGATATGCTTGCATTGGTTGGTCCACTTGCAGGAATGTGTATTAGGTTAGGGAACCTGATGAATAGTGAGATTGTTGGTGCTCCAGCAGACGTTCCCTGGGCATTTATATTTGTTCAGGTAGATAACGTGCCCCGGCACCCCGGACAATTATATGAGGCCCTTGCTTACCTGGGAATCTTTATAATTTTGAATATTTTATATCATAAAAAATATCAGGAGCTTGGTAGAGGGGTGATATTTGGACTATTCTTCGTCTTATTATTTGGAGCAAGGTTCGTATTAGAATTTTTCAAGGCCAATCAGAAATCATTTGAAGATGATATGTTCATAAACATGGGGCAGCTTCTAAGTATTCCGTTTTTCCTTGGGGGATTATATGTCATGTATAAACAATGGAATAAACCTCCGGGAGTTCCTAAACTGGGGATGAAAAAGAAAAAGCAATCGGACTAA